The following are encoded in a window of Acinonyx jubatus isolate Ajub_Pintada_27869175 chromosome D4, VMU_Ajub_asm_v1.0, whole genome shotgun sequence genomic DNA:
- the GTF3C4 gene encoding general transcription factor 3C polypeptide 4 isoform X2, with the protein MSSADKARVGLAADGPAPPEEEEGEGGGEAGGKEPAADAAPGPSAAFRFLVTRREPAVKLQYAVSGLEPLAWSEDHRVSVSTARSIAVLELICDVHNPGQDLVIHRTSVPAPLNSCLLKVGSKAEVAECKEKFATSKDPTVSQTFMLDRVFNPEGKALPPMRGFKYTSWSPMGCDANGRCLLAALTMDNRLTIQANLNRLQWVQLVDLTEIYGERLYETSYRLSKHEAPEGNLGDFAEFQRRHSMQTPVRMEWSGICTTQQVKHNNECRDVGSVLLAALFENGDIAVWQFQLPFVGKESISSCNTIESGINSPSVLFWWEYEHNNRKMSGLIVGSAFGPVKILPVNLKAVKGYFTLRQPVVLWKEMDQLPVHSIKCVPLYHPYQKCSCSLVVAARGSYVFWCLLLISKAGLNVHNSHVTGLHSLPIVSMTADKQNGTVYTCSSDGKVRQLIPIFTDVALKFEHQLIKLSDVFGSVRTHGIAVSPCGAYLAVITTEGMVNGLHPVNKNYQVQFVTLKTFEEAAAQLLESSVQNLFKQVDLIDLVRWKILKDKHIPQFLQEALEKKIESSGATYFWRFKLFLLRILYQSMQKTPSEALWKPSHEDSKILLVDSPGMGNAEEEQEEGTSRQASRQGLQERSREGDPEDPIDDSLTPSGDAGGREPMEEKLLEIQGKIEGVEMHLTREHMKRVLGEVYLHTWITENTSIPTRGLCNFLMSDEEYDDRTARVLIGHISKKMNKQTFPEHCSLCKEILPFTDRKQAVCSNGHIWLRCFLTYQSCQSLIYRRCLLHDSIARHPAPEGWAGAKKKAR; encoded by the exons ATGAGCTCGGCTGACAAGGCCCGGGTGGGGCTCGCGGCCGACGGGCCTGCGCCgcccgaggaggaggagggcgagggGGGCGGCGAGGCGGGCGGGAAGGAGCCGGCTGCAGACGCGGCCCCCGGGCCCAGTGCCGCGTTCCGCTTCCTGGTGACTCGGCGGGAGCCGGCCGTGAAGCTGCAGTACGCGGTGAGCGGCTTAGAGCCGCTGGCCTGGTCCGAGGACCACCGCGTGTCCGTGTCCACGGCCCGCAGCATCGCCGTGCTGGAGCTCATCTGCGACGTGCACAACCCGGGCCAGGACCTGGTTATCCACCGCACCTCGGTGCCCGCTCCTCTCAACAGCTGCCTCCTCAAA GTTGGCTCTAAAGCAGAAGTTGCCGAGTGTAAGGAGAAGTTTGCCACCTCGAAAGACCCCACAGTCAGTCAGACTTTCATGTTGGATAGGGTGTTCAACCCTGAGGGGAAAGCTTTGCCGCCGATGAGGGGATTCAAATATACTAGCTGGTCCCCCATGGGTTGTGATGCAAATGGCAGGTGCCTCTTGGCGGCACTGACCATGGACAATCGCCTGACCATCCAGGCTAACCTCAACAGACTCCAGTGGGTCCAGCTGGTCGATCTGACAGAGATTTATGGAGAACGTCTTTACGAGACCAGTTACAGACTCTCTAAACATGAGGCTCCGGAAGGGAATCTCGGGGACTTCGCGGAGTTTCAGAGGAGACACAGCATGCAGACTCCGGTCAGGATGGAGTGGTCGGGCATCTGCACCACTCAGCAGGTCAAGCATAACAACGAGTGCCGGGACGTAGGCAGCGTGCTCCTGGCGGCCCTCTTCGAGAACGGCGACATTGCCGTGTGGCAGTTTCAGTTGCCCTTTGTAGGGAAGGAGTCCATCTCTTCGTGCAACACGATCGAGTCCGGAATCAACTCtcctagtgttttgttttggtgggaATATGAGCACAATAATCGGAAAATGAGCGGCCTTATCGTGGGGAGTGCTTTTGGACCTGTAAAAATCCTGCCCGTCAATCTCAAAGCAGTTAAAGGCTATTTCACTCTAAGGCAGCCTGTTGTCTTGTGGAAAGAGATGGACCAGTTGCCAGTGCACAGCATTAAATGTGTCCCGCTCTATCACCCTTACCAGAAGTGTAGTTGTAGCTTGGTGGTGGCAGCAAGAGGATCCTATGTGTTTTGGTGTCTTCTTCTGATCTCCAAAGCAGGCCTCAACGTTCACAATTCCCACGTCACAGGCCTTCACTCGCTGCCGATCGTCTCCATGACTGCGGACAAGCAGAACGGGACGGTGTATACTTGTTCCAGTGACGGGAAGGTGAGGCAGCTGATTCCCATTTTCACAGATGTGGCGCTGAAGTTTGAACACCAGCTAATTAAACTCTCGGATGTGTTTGGCTCCGTGAGGACGCACGGGATAGCGGTGAGCCCCTGCGGCGCGTACCTGGCCGTCATTACGACCGAGGGCATGGTCAACGGCCTCCACCCCGTTAACAAAAACTACCAGGTCCAGTTCGTTACTCTCAAAACCTTTGAGGAGGCAGCTGCTCAGCTCCTGGAGTCTTCCGTTCAGAATCTCTTCAAGCAGGTTGATTTAATAGATCTGGTTCGCtggaagattttaaaagataaacacatCCCGCAGTTTTTACAAGAAGCTTTGGAAAAAAAGATCGAAAGCAGTGGGGCCACGTATTTTTGGCGTTTCAAACTGTTCCTCTTGAGGATTTTGTATCAGTCGATGCAGAAAACCCCTTCAGAAGCATTATGGAAACCGTCCCACGAGGACTCCAAAATCTTACTCGTTGACTCCCCTGGGATGGGCAATGCCGAGGAGGAACAAGAGGAAGGCACTTCCAGACAGGCCAGTAGGCAGGGCCttcaggagaggagcagagagggcgaTCCCGAGGACCCCATCGACGACTCACTGACCCCATCTGGAGACGCCGGGGGCCGGGAGCCGATGGAAGAGAAGCTCCTGGAGATCCAAGGGAAGATCGAAGGCGTGGAAATGCACTTGACCAGGGAGCACATGAAGCGGGTCTTAGGAGAAGTGTACCTGCACACCTGGATCACAGAGAACACGAGCATCCCCACCAGGGGCCTCTGCAACTTTCTGATGTCTGACGAGGAGTACGATGACCGCACGGCACGG GTGCTGATTGGACACATCTCAAAGAAGATGAACAAACAGACCTTCCCTGAGCACTGTAGTTTGTGTAAAGAGATCTTGCCATTCACAGATCGCAAACAGGCAGTCTGCTCCAATGGCCACATCTGGCTCCG GTGCTTCTTAACCTACCAGTCCTGCCAGAGTCTGATCTACAGAAGGTGTTTGCTCCATGACAGCATCGCCCGCCACCCAGCTCCAGAAG GCTGGGCGGGAGCTAAAAAGAAGGCAAGATGA
- the GTF3C4 gene encoding general transcription factor 3C polypeptide 4 isoform X1 codes for MSSADKARVGLAADGPAPPEEEEGEGGGEAGGKEPAADAAPGPSAAFRFLVTRREPAVKLQYAVSGLEPLAWSEDHRVSVSTARSIAVLELICDVHNPGQDLVIHRTSVPAPLNSCLLKVGSKAEVAECKEKFATSKDPTVSQTFMLDRVFNPEGKALPPMRGFKYTSWSPMGCDANGRCLLAALTMDNRLTIQANLNRLQWVQLVDLTEIYGERLYETSYRLSKHEAPEGNLGDFAEFQRRHSMQTPVRMEWSGICTTQQVKHNNECRDVGSVLLAALFENGDIAVWQFQLPFVGKESISSCNTIESGINSPSVLFWWEYEHNNRKMSGLIVGSAFGPVKILPVNLKAVKGYFTLRQPVVLWKEMDQLPVHSIKCVPLYHPYQKCSCSLVVAARGSYVFWCLLLISKAGLNVHNSHVTGLHSLPIVSMTADKQNGTVYTCSSDGKVRQLIPIFTDVALKFEHQLIKLSDVFGSVRTHGIAVSPCGAYLAVITTEGMVNGLHPVNKNYQVQFVTLKTFEEAAAQLLESSVQNLFKQVDLIDLVRWKILKDKHIPQFLQEALEKKIESSGATYFWRFKLFLLRILYQSMQKTPSEALWKPSHEDSKILLVDSPGMGNAEEEQEEGTSRQASRQGLQERSREGDPEDPIDDSLTPSGDAGGREPMEEKLLEIQGKIEGVEMHLTREHMKRVLGEVYLHTWITENTSIPTRGLCNFLMSDEEYDDRTARVLIGHISKKMNKQTFPEHCSLCKEILPFTDRKQAVCSNGHIWLRCFLTYQSCQSLIYRRCLLHDSIARHPAPEDPDWIKRLLQSPCPFCDSPVF; via the exons ATGAGCTCGGCTGACAAGGCCCGGGTGGGGCTCGCGGCCGACGGGCCTGCGCCgcccgaggaggaggagggcgagggGGGCGGCGAGGCGGGCGGGAAGGAGCCGGCTGCAGACGCGGCCCCCGGGCCCAGTGCCGCGTTCCGCTTCCTGGTGACTCGGCGGGAGCCGGCCGTGAAGCTGCAGTACGCGGTGAGCGGCTTAGAGCCGCTGGCCTGGTCCGAGGACCACCGCGTGTCCGTGTCCACGGCCCGCAGCATCGCCGTGCTGGAGCTCATCTGCGACGTGCACAACCCGGGCCAGGACCTGGTTATCCACCGCACCTCGGTGCCCGCTCCTCTCAACAGCTGCCTCCTCAAA GTTGGCTCTAAAGCAGAAGTTGCCGAGTGTAAGGAGAAGTTTGCCACCTCGAAAGACCCCACAGTCAGTCAGACTTTCATGTTGGATAGGGTGTTCAACCCTGAGGGGAAAGCTTTGCCGCCGATGAGGGGATTCAAATATACTAGCTGGTCCCCCATGGGTTGTGATGCAAATGGCAGGTGCCTCTTGGCGGCACTGACCATGGACAATCGCCTGACCATCCAGGCTAACCTCAACAGACTCCAGTGGGTCCAGCTGGTCGATCTGACAGAGATTTATGGAGAACGTCTTTACGAGACCAGTTACAGACTCTCTAAACATGAGGCTCCGGAAGGGAATCTCGGGGACTTCGCGGAGTTTCAGAGGAGACACAGCATGCAGACTCCGGTCAGGATGGAGTGGTCGGGCATCTGCACCACTCAGCAGGTCAAGCATAACAACGAGTGCCGGGACGTAGGCAGCGTGCTCCTGGCGGCCCTCTTCGAGAACGGCGACATTGCCGTGTGGCAGTTTCAGTTGCCCTTTGTAGGGAAGGAGTCCATCTCTTCGTGCAACACGATCGAGTCCGGAATCAACTCtcctagtgttttgttttggtgggaATATGAGCACAATAATCGGAAAATGAGCGGCCTTATCGTGGGGAGTGCTTTTGGACCTGTAAAAATCCTGCCCGTCAATCTCAAAGCAGTTAAAGGCTATTTCACTCTAAGGCAGCCTGTTGTCTTGTGGAAAGAGATGGACCAGTTGCCAGTGCACAGCATTAAATGTGTCCCGCTCTATCACCCTTACCAGAAGTGTAGTTGTAGCTTGGTGGTGGCAGCAAGAGGATCCTATGTGTTTTGGTGTCTTCTTCTGATCTCCAAAGCAGGCCTCAACGTTCACAATTCCCACGTCACAGGCCTTCACTCGCTGCCGATCGTCTCCATGACTGCGGACAAGCAGAACGGGACGGTGTATACTTGTTCCAGTGACGGGAAGGTGAGGCAGCTGATTCCCATTTTCACAGATGTGGCGCTGAAGTTTGAACACCAGCTAATTAAACTCTCGGATGTGTTTGGCTCCGTGAGGACGCACGGGATAGCGGTGAGCCCCTGCGGCGCGTACCTGGCCGTCATTACGACCGAGGGCATGGTCAACGGCCTCCACCCCGTTAACAAAAACTACCAGGTCCAGTTCGTTACTCTCAAAACCTTTGAGGAGGCAGCTGCTCAGCTCCTGGAGTCTTCCGTTCAGAATCTCTTCAAGCAGGTTGATTTAATAGATCTGGTTCGCtggaagattttaaaagataaacacatCCCGCAGTTTTTACAAGAAGCTTTGGAAAAAAAGATCGAAAGCAGTGGGGCCACGTATTTTTGGCGTTTCAAACTGTTCCTCTTGAGGATTTTGTATCAGTCGATGCAGAAAACCCCTTCAGAAGCATTATGGAAACCGTCCCACGAGGACTCCAAAATCTTACTCGTTGACTCCCCTGGGATGGGCAATGCCGAGGAGGAACAAGAGGAAGGCACTTCCAGACAGGCCAGTAGGCAGGGCCttcaggagaggagcagagagggcgaTCCCGAGGACCCCATCGACGACTCACTGACCCCATCTGGAGACGCCGGGGGCCGGGAGCCGATGGAAGAGAAGCTCCTGGAGATCCAAGGGAAGATCGAAGGCGTGGAAATGCACTTGACCAGGGAGCACATGAAGCGGGTCTTAGGAGAAGTGTACCTGCACACCTGGATCACAGAGAACACGAGCATCCCCACCAGGGGCCTCTGCAACTTTCTGATGTCTGACGAGGAGTACGATGACCGCACGGCACGG GTGCTGATTGGACACATCTCAAAGAAGATGAACAAACAGACCTTCCCTGAGCACTGTAGTTTGTGTAAAGAGATCTTGCCATTCACAGATCGCAAACAGGCAGTCTGCTCCAATGGCCACATCTGGCTCCG GTGCTTCTTAACCTACCAGTCCTGCCAGAGTCTGATCTACAGAAGGTGTTTGCTCCATGACAGCATCGCCCGCCACCCAGCTCCAGAAG ATCCTGACTGGATTAAGAGGTTACTGCAAAGCCCTTGCCCTTTCTGCGATTCTCCCGTCTTCTGA